A region of Haloplanus sp. XH21 DNA encodes the following proteins:
- a CDS encoding valine--tRNA ligase: MPSGEYDPETVERQWQERWVAEDLYAYEGGGEVDPDTVFSIDSPPPTVSGDLHWGHVYGFTLQDFVARYNRMQGKDVFFPFGYDDNGIASERLTEGELDVQHQEYDRDIFQEMCRGVCAKYEADFTEKMQALGISIDWTETYQTIEPRVQRISQLSFIDLYEKGREYRQRAPAIWCPDCQTAISQVEMEDSEQDSHFHDIEFDVAGDDETFTISTTRPELLPACVAVFVHPDDDDNQYLVGGEAEIPIFGQTVPIIADERVDMETGSGVVMCCTFGDQTDIEWYQAHDLPLRIAIDESGTMTDVAGDYEGLSADEAREAIVEDLYDDGALLDRRPITHVVNVHERCDTEVEFLVTEQWYIELLDKTEEYLEAGRSMDWIPEKMFTRYKNWIEGLQWDWAISRQRSSGIPFPVWYCDECDAEVIADRDQLPVDPLSDDPPVDHCPECGHEDLVPEEDVFDTWATSSLTPLINAGWEWNPETEEMEIERPELYSMNLRPQGHDIISFWLFHTVVKCYEHTGEVPFDSVMINGMVLDENREKMSKSKGNVVTPDEVLDEFPVDAARYWAAGSAVGDDLPYKEKGLRAGERLIRKLWNASKLVDDLTPEKRLSRPNLREIDRWLLAELDERIETATQQFERREFSKARDGLRSFFWHTFCDDYLEIAKQRLRDGDDESAAYTLQIAHRRFCKLFAPILAHVTEELWREMYSEGSVHTADWPEPLGVEADLDAGERAMAVVGALRKYKTDHQLSMNASVDTVRVYGDVAAFADDIRRVMHVDELESVGEKPPVEAVVTGVDLDYSLVGPEFGNQVSDIEAAIAEGEYEVVDGHLHAAGVELGPDMFEIEEERQYTGDGEMVEADETVVIVQN; encoded by the coding sequence ATGCCGAGCGGAGAATACGACCCGGAGACGGTCGAACGACAGTGGCAGGAGCGGTGGGTGGCGGAGGACCTCTACGCCTACGAGGGCGGGGGAGAGGTAGATCCGGACACCGTCTTCTCCATCGACTCGCCGCCGCCGACCGTGTCCGGTGACCTCCACTGGGGCCACGTATACGGGTTCACGCTGCAGGACTTCGTCGCCCGCTACAACCGGATGCAGGGCAAGGATGTCTTCTTCCCGTTCGGCTACGACGACAACGGCATCGCCTCGGAGCGTCTCACCGAGGGCGAACTCGACGTCCAGCACCAGGAGTACGACCGCGACATCTTCCAGGAGATGTGTCGCGGCGTCTGTGCGAAATACGAGGCGGACTTCACGGAGAAGATGCAGGCGCTTGGCATCTCCATCGACTGGACCGAGACCTACCAGACGATCGAACCGCGCGTCCAGCGCATCTCGCAACTCTCCTTCATCGACCTCTACGAGAAGGGACGCGAGTACCGCCAGCGCGCGCCCGCCATCTGGTGCCCGGACTGCCAGACCGCCATCTCCCAGGTCGAGATGGAGGACTCCGAGCAGGACTCGCATTTCCACGACATCGAGTTCGACGTCGCGGGCGACGACGAGACGTTCACCATCTCGACGACCCGCCCCGAACTCCTCCCCGCCTGCGTGGCGGTCTTCGTCCATCCTGACGACGACGACAACCAGTATCTCGTGGGCGGGGAGGCCGAAATCCCGATTTTCGGCCAGACGGTACCGATCATCGCGGACGAACGCGTCGACATGGAGACGGGCTCCGGCGTCGTGATGTGTTGTACGTTCGGCGACCAGACCGACATCGAGTGGTATCAGGCCCACGACCTGCCGCTCCGCATCGCCATCGACGAGTCGGGGACGATGACCGATGTCGCGGGCGACTACGAGGGGCTCTCCGCCGACGAGGCCCGGGAGGCCATCGTCGAGGACCTCTATGACGACGGGGCGCTCCTGGACCGCCGACCCATCACCCACGTCGTCAACGTCCACGAGCGGTGTGATACGGAAGTCGAGTTCCTGGTCACCGAGCAGTGGTACATCGAACTCCTCGATAAGACCGAGGAGTATCTGGAGGCGGGCCGGTCGATGGACTGGATCCCGGAGAAGATGTTCACGCGGTACAAAAACTGGATCGAGGGGCTTCAGTGGGACTGGGCCATCTCGCGCCAGCGCTCCTCGGGCATTCCGTTCCCGGTCTGGTACTGCGACGAGTGCGACGCGGAGGTCATCGCCGACCGCGACCAGCTGCCGGTCGACCCGCTCTCTGACGACCCGCCTGTCGACCACTGCCCGGAGTGTGGCCACGAGGACTTGGTGCCCGAGGAGGACGTGTTCGACACGTGGGCCACCTCGTCGCTGACGCCGCTCATCAACGCGGGTTGGGAGTGGAACCCCGAGACCGAGGAGATGGAGATCGAACGGCCCGAACTCTACTCGATGAACCTGCGCCCGCAGGGCCACGACATCATCTCGTTCTGGCTGTTCCACACCGTCGTCAAGTGTTACGAGCACACGGGCGAGGTGCCCTTCGACAGCGTGATGATCAACGGGATGGTGCTCGACGAGAACCGTGAGAAGATGTCGAAATCCAAGGGCAACGTCGTCACGCCCGACGAGGTGCTTGACGAGTTCCCGGTCGACGCCGCCCGCTACTGGGCTGCCGGAAGCGCCGTCGGCGACGACCTGCCGTACAAGGAGAAAGGGCTCCGGGCCGGCGAGCGCCTGATCCGCAAGCTCTGGAACGCGTCGAAACTCGTCGACGACCTCACGCCGGAGAAACGACTCTCGCGGCCCAACCTCCGCGAAATCGACCGCTGGCTGCTGGCCGAACTCGACGAGCGCATCGAAACCGCGACCCAGCAGTTCGAGCGCCGGGAGTTCTCGAAGGCCCGCGACGGCCTCCGGTCGTTCTTCTGGCATACGTTCTGTGACGACTACCTCGAAATCGCCAAACAGCGGCTCCGCGACGGCGACGACGAGTCGGCGGCGTACACGCTCCAGATCGCTCACCGGCGGTTCTGTAAGCTGTTTGCTCCCATCCTCGCCCACGTCACCGAGGAACTCTGGCGGGAGATGTACAGCGAGGGGAGCGTCCACACGGCCGACTGGCCCGAACCGCTCGGCGTGGAGGCCGACCTCGACGCTGGCGAACGGGCGATGGCCGTCGTCGGTGCGCTCCGGAAGTACAAGACGGATCACCAGCTGTCGATGAACGCGAGCGTCGACACGGTCCGGGTGTACGGCGACGTCGCGGCCTTCGCCGACGACATTCGGCGCGTGATGCACGTCGACGAGCTCGAATCGGT